The following proteins come from a genomic window of bacterium:
- a CDS encoding phosphoenolpyruvate carboxykinase (ATP) — protein sequence MEWKDRVEKFISEHKKCYDNILREEMIKLCVENKEAIISESGALATWTPPESTGRSPKDTVIVRRTESEDTIDWDSPNNIPVSEDTFDMAMEDALSILSTKESIFVTDRVIGADSNYALPVKLVTDKALSVLFTDNMFRPVPNDIHKSIYAEKPFTIVVVPYDKLNSKRYEGRLRKKDDGTTSDMIVAMDMDRMLGVIVGSAYGGSIKKLMFTVMNYLLPGENILPLHCSANEGKDGDCALLLGLSGTGKTTLSADPRRALLGDDEHGWSDRGIANFENGCYAKFIDLDSKKEPEIYNAVMHKDEYLNHGAIVENAMIYPNGSFDFFDDRFTPNSRASYPLKYLANIKEESVSVHPKTILFLTADANGVLPPVSKLTREQAMLWFLMGYTSKLAGTETGIVEPKSTFSRFFGEPFMPRNPDVYARMLGENMEKHNSQVFLINTGWSGAPYGEGKRMDITLTRAMVNAALTGGLDNVDYEEDEIFKVLIPKSCPGVSDSRVLNPRQSWSNEEKYLERAKKLASDFAAHFKKAYGNKNIAPEVAVQCPGM from the coding sequence ATGGAATGGAAAGATAGAGTTGAGAAATTTATTTCAGAGCATAAAAAATGTTATGATAATATACTTCGTGAGGAAATGATAAAACTGTGCGTTGAGAATAAGGAAGCTATTATTTCTGAAAGCGGGGCACTTGCAACATGGACCCCTCCTGAATCTACAGGAAGAAGCCCGAAGGATACAGTTATTGTACGTCGTACTGAGAGCGAGGACACAATTGACTGGGACAGCCCGAACAATATTCCTGTTTCTGAAGACACATTTGATATGGCAATGGAGGATGCACTTTCAATACTTTCAACCAAAGAGAGTATCTTTGTTACAGACAGGGTAATCGGAGCGGATTCCAATTATGCTCTTCCTGTTAAACTTGTAACGGACAAGGCTCTTTCCGTACTTTTCACTGATAACATGTTCCGTCCTGTGCCGAATGATATTCATAAAAGCATTTATGCTGAAAAACCTTTTACAATTGTTGTTGTCCCTTACGACAAACTGAATTCCAAACGCTACGAAGGAAGGCTTCGCAAAAAAGATGATGGAACAACATCGGATATGATTGTTGCAATGGATATGGACAGAATGCTTGGTGTGATTGTAGGTTCTGCTTACGGAGGCAGTATAAAAAAACTGATGTTTACAGTTATGAATTATCTCCTTCCCGGAGAAAATATTTTACCTCTTCACTGTTCTGCAAATGAAGGCAAAGACGGTGACTGTGCTTTACTTCTCGGTCTTTCGGGTACTGGAAAAACAACACTTTCCGCTGATCCGAGACGGGCTTTATTAGGAGATGATGAGCACGGATGGTCTGACAGAGGTATTGCAAATTTTGAAAACGGCTGTTATGCAAAGTTTATTGATCTTGATTCAAAAAAAGAACCGGAAATTTATAATGCTGTGATGCATAAAGATGAATACTTGAATCATGGGGCAATTGTGGAAAATGCCATGATTTATCCTAATGGCAGCTTTGATTTTTTTGATGACAGGTTTACACCGAATTCAAGAGCAAGTTATCCTTTAAAATATTTGGCAAATATAAAAGAAGAGTCTGTATCTGTTCATCCGAAAACAATTCTGTTCCTGACTGCAGATGCGAACGGAGTACTGCCTCCTGTTTCGAAATTAACACGGGAACAGGCAATGCTGTGGTTTCTTATGGGATATACAAGTAAACTGGCAGGAACCGAGACAGGAATCGTTGAGCCCAAATCAACTTTCAGCCGATTTTTCGGAGAGCCCTTTATGCCGAGAAATCCTGATGTTTATGCAAGGATGCTGGGAGAAAATATGGAGAAACACAACTCACAGGTGTTTCTCATTAATACAGGATGGAGCGGTGCTCCTTATGGTGAGGGAAAAAGAATGGATATCACTTTGACCCGCGCTATGGTTAATGCTGCGCTGACAGGCGGCCTTGATAATGTAGATTATGAAGAGGATGAGATTTTTAAAGTTTTAATTCCGAAAAGCTGTCCCGGGGTGTCTGACAGTAGAGTTCTTAATCCGAGGCAGTCATGGAGCAATGAAGAAAAGTATCTGGAAAGGGCAAAAAAACTTGCAAGTGATTTTGCAGCTCATTTTAAAAAAGCATATGGCAACAAGAATATTGCCCCTGAAGTTGCAGTACAATGTCCTGGTATGTAG
- a CDS encoding response regulator produces MAKILVVDDEAPFRSFLSDVIKRIKHQAVEAENGRVAWDIYQKEKIDICLVDVNMPEMDGIGFLDKVKKEDPASIVIMMTGFPTAETIIETIEDDGFTYISKPVDVPVIIDLIERGLAARKKRIAEFKNKKV; encoded by the coding sequence GTGGCAAAAATTCTTGTGGTTGATGATGAAGCTCCGTTCAGGTCATTTTTGTCCGATGTTATCAAGAGGATTAAACATCAAGCTGTAGAGGCTGAAAACGGAAGAGTAGCGTGGGATATCTACCAAAAAGAGAAGATAGATATTTGCTTAGTTGATGTAAATATGCCTGAGATGGATGGCATTGGTTTTCTCGATAAAGTAAAAAAAGAGGATCCTGCTTCAATAGTAATAATGATGACAGGCTTTCCTACAGCAGAAACTATTATTGAAACTATTGAAGATGACGGGTTTACCTACATTTCCAAACCTGTAGATGTCCCTGTTATAATAGATTTAATTGAGAGGGGGCTTGCTGCGCGTAAAAAGCGTATTGCAGAATTTAAAAATAAAAAAGTGTAG